A stretch of the Sulfurimonas sp. HSL-1656 genome encodes the following:
- a CDS encoding DUF2892 domain-containing protein, protein MCVNMGTVDKMIRIVLGIALIAYGLMAPNYIVAVIGLVPLLTGVLGVCPLYIPLKLNTGCKREEKKEEEE, encoded by the coding sequence ATGTGTGTCAATATGGGAACCGTCGATAAGATGATAAGGATCGTTCTGGGCATCGCCTTGATCGCCTACGGGCTTATGGCGCCGAACTACATCGTTGCCGTGATCGGGCTGGTGCCGCTGCTGACGGGCGTACTGGGTGTCTGCCCGCTTTATATCCCGCTGAAACTCAATACGGGCTGCAAGCGCGAAGAGAAGAAAGAAGAAGAGGAGTGA
- a CDS encoding class I SAM-dependent methyltransferase — MSRFDAAAADWDKGDLRQQIAAHTADAVINTIALNDTMSVLDFGAGTGLLTYRVAPHVHAVTAVDTSEKMLEVLKSKSTPEHQIKTACCDITQMPLSETFDGIISSMAMHHVEDTEGFLKTLYDHLNPGGFIAVADLDKEDGSFHSHGNDGVFHFGFDRDKLTEMATKCGFVDAAFTTALTIEKPDRDYPVFLFSAYKAR, encoded by the coding sequence ATGTCCCGCTTCGACGCCGCTGCCGCCGACTGGGACAAGGGCGACCTGCGCCAGCAGATCGCCGCGCATACCGCCGACGCCGTCATCAATACCATTGCCCTGAACGACACTATGTCCGTGCTCGACTTCGGCGCGGGGACGGGACTGCTGACCTACCGTGTCGCGCCCCATGTCCACGCTGTCACCGCCGTCGACACCTCCGAAAAGATGCTCGAAGTGTTGAAGAGCAAAAGCACCCCGGAACACCAGATCAAAACCGCCTGCTGCGATATCACGCAGATGCCGCTGAGCGAGACCTTCGACGGCATTATCAGCTCCATGGCGATGCACCACGTCGAAGACACCGAAGGGTTCCTCAAGACCCTCTATGACCACCTCAATCCCGGCGGCTTCATCGCCGTCGCGGACCTCGACAAAGAGGACGGCAGCTTCCACTCCCACGGCAACGACGGGGTCTTTCATTTCGGTTTCGACAGAGACAAATTGACGGAGATGGCAACAAAATGCGGGTTCGTCGATGCAGCCTTCACGACCGCACTGACGATTGAGAAACCAGACAGGGACTACCCGGTGTTTTTGTTCAGCGCCTATAAAGCGCGCTGA